The DNA window ATCGTTGAAATTACTGTGGGATTCCATGAAGCTTTTCTAGGCGTATGTTTATAATATGAAAATTCATCTATAACTTCTATTTTATCATCCCATTTGGATACTTCTTTAGCTGAATCAACTCCCCAAGATAGTAAATTCTCTTTCATACCAGCATTACGCATCATATCATTTGCATATTTTAATCCTTCTCTAGATAAAGTATCAAAGAAAAACTCTCCATTAGAAAACTTTGATGCAAGTTTACAAAATAATTGACGTAATTCTTGTTCTTCAAAAAACATTAATACACCTGCCGCAAGAAAAAGTACGTTATCATGTATAGAAGTTATGTCATTAAACCAACTATAATCAAATACTGATTTTGAAATATACTTTCTACGTTTTGTCTCTGAGATGAACTTCTTTCTGAATTCTATTGAATCAGGAAGATCAAGGTCATACCACATAATTTGTCCGTTATCTATTCTTTCAAAAGTAGTATCTAAACCTGCACCAATATTTACGATAGTAGCTTTTGGATGTTTTTCAATAAAATTTTGTACAGCTATATCCATAGTTTTTGCCCTAACAACCCAAGATATGGCATTATATTCACTAAGTTTTTTCTCGAACGTAGAAAAATCATAATTAAGTTGACCTATAATCTCAATGGCTTTTGGGTCATATAATAGAGGATCACTTTTCTGGCTTTCCATAAAACGCCCCCATAGAGGTAAAAACATAGTTTGCTGAATACCACCTAATTCAAATATTGATTTTTCACTTGATGTATGCATAAAAATCACCTACCCGATTTAATTGATATCGATAATCCATCTCAATACCAATTAAATTTTATAATGAAAATTATATGAAATCAATTAAATGTATACAACAAAAATAGACAAATTTTAAAAAAGATGATTTTTACTATAGTAGAAATCATCTTTAAATGAATATTTATTATTTGTTTTTAACTATTAAAAGCAATATTAATCTCAATAGGAATATTGTCAGCCAATACTTCAACACATAAAACTTTGTCCACATTAACTTTTATATTAATATCTTTCCCATACATCAATGTGGGAGTTGATATATTTGTATTTATTTTCATATTCTCAAAGTTAATACTAGCATTTGCAGTAAGCATATTAGAAAGTTCAGAAAGTGCACTTTGTGCCATGTCATCTAATGTTTCAACGGGCATACCCATCATCATTTTTGAAGCAATTGCTTTTGCATTCTCTATGGTCATACCATAGATCACATTTCCTTTAACATCTCCTACCATGCCTAGATTAATCATTACACCATCAATTTTAATATTTTTCTCCTTTAAACTGAGTTCTCCTTTTTTTATGTCACTAAATCCAATCTGCGGCATTACAACCAAAAATGCTTCAACAAATGGATTGATTAATTTTACATCCATTCTTCATCACCTCTCTTGAATCCTACATTTAAATACATATCTCCAAAAGAAGTCTTACCTATCACAGAAGTGGTTTTTAGCATGGATTTTGATATCTTCAAGGACTCTCCATGAAATATTGTAGGAGGTGCTACACGCAGACCAAGAACTTCATTCTTTCGATTCAATATAGAACAAGCATTTCCAGCAATGATATTTGCAAATTCACTAGCTACAGCTAAGCATTCATCTATACTTTTTACTTCTCTTTTCAAAGCAGCTTCTGCTAACTTTTTAGCCGTTTCTTTTGACAAGTCAAGAATCATTCTTCCAGAGCATTTTCCGATAATACCTATAACAACAGAAATTCCTCTAGAATTTTCTGTAGCATTTGATTGAATTTCTTCATCATATGTAGGGATAGTTTTTGCCACTCGGTTTAAATTATTAGAAAAGCTTTCTTTAAATACGTGAAAGTATATTTCATTTAACTCTAAAAGTACATTTTTACCAGCCATTGCACGTTTTATTGCAGTAGTAATCTCATCTGGATCTACTGGTTTTTGAACATAT is part of the Anaeromicrobium sediminis genome and encodes:
- a CDS encoding class I SAM-dependent methyltransferase encodes the protein MESQKSDPLLYDPKAIEIIGQLNYDFSTFEKKLSEYNAISWVVRAKTMDIAVQNFIEKHPKATIVNIGAGLDTTFERIDNGQIMWYDLDLPDSIEFRKKFISETKRRKYISKSVFDYSWFNDITSIHDNVLFLAAGVLMFFEEQELRQLFCKLASKFSNGEFFFDTLSREGLKYANDMMRNAGMKENLLSWGVDSAKEVSKWDDKIEVIDEFSYYKHTPRKASWNPTVISTMDLCDENKGANFYHLKFI
- a CDS encoding chemotaxis protein CheX, whose protein sequence is MDVKLINPFVEAFLVVMPQIGFSDIKKGELSLKEKNIKIDGVMINLGMVGDVKGNVIYGMTIENAKAIASKMMMGMPVETLDDMAQSALSELSNMLTANASINFENMKINTNISTPTLMYGKDINIKVNVDKVLCVEVLADNIPIEINIAFNS
- a CDS encoding response regulator is translated as MEKIKIVIVDDSFFSISILKDMLEEKGFEVVGEASSLQETIEVVKEKKPDLVTMDMTIPGTDGLECTRAIHKIDANIKVVIVSSMKDDEIVKRAKENKVAGYVQKPVDPDEITTAIKRAMAGKNVLLELNEIYFHVFKESFSNNLNRVAKTIPTYDEEIQSNATENSRGISVVIGIIGKCSGRMILDLSKETAKKLAEAALKREVKSIDECLAVASEFANIIAGNACSILNRKNEVLGLRVAPPTIFHGESLKISKSMLKTTSVIGKTSFGDMYLNVGFKRGDEEWM